The following coding sequences are from one Virgibacillus necropolis window:
- a CDS encoding carbamoyl phosphate synthase small subunit encodes MAKRQLILEDGTVFSGEGFGSDRKKSGEVVFNTGMTGYQEVITDPSYCGQIVTMTYPLVGNYGINRDDFETVTPFIHGFVVKEVCDYPSNFRSGETLSSYLKANDIPGISGIDTRKLTKIIRKHGTMKALIADATESKEELLNELNNQPMMTDQVKQTSTVKPYVVPGRGHRIVLVDFGMKHGILRELTKRNCHVTVVPYNYSAENIIRLKPDGIMLTNGPGDPKDVPEAIEMVKEVISKIPLFGICLGHQLFALACGADTVKMKFGHRGANHPVKDLEMNKTYLTSQNHSYAVRPDTLEKTDLVLTQLALNDHTVEGIKHKTYPAFTVQYHPESSPGPEDTNHLFDNFLNVIEQVQAKNEEEMYA; translated from the coding sequence ATGGCAAAACGACAGCTGATTTTAGAAGACGGAACTGTATTTAGTGGTGAAGGATTTGGAAGTGATCGAAAGAAATCAGGAGAAGTTGTTTTTAACACGGGAATGACTGGTTATCAAGAAGTAATTACTGATCCATCCTACTGTGGACAAATAGTAACAATGACATATCCCTTGGTTGGAAACTATGGTATTAACCGAGACGATTTTGAAACGGTGACACCTTTTATTCATGGTTTTGTCGTGAAGGAAGTATGTGATTACCCATCTAATTTCAGAAGTGGGGAAACCTTAAGTTCATATTTAAAGGCAAATGACATTCCGGGTATATCCGGAATTGATACTAGAAAATTAACCAAGATTATTCGAAAGCATGGAACGATGAAAGCGTTAATTGCTGATGCAACTGAATCAAAAGAAGAACTTTTAAACGAATTAAATAACCAGCCTATGATGACTGATCAAGTTAAGCAAACATCAACAGTTAAGCCATATGTCGTACCTGGACGTGGGCACCGGATTGTATTAGTAGATTTCGGAATGAAACACGGTATTTTACGTGAATTAACAAAGCGGAATTGCCATGTAACGGTTGTTCCATATAACTATAGTGCAGAAAATATCATTCGGCTAAAGCCAGATGGAATCATGTTAACAAATGGCCCAGGGGACCCAAAAGACGTTCCTGAAGCGATTGAGATGGTTAAAGAGGTCATTAGTAAAATTCCATTATTTGGGATTTGTTTAGGCCACCAATTGTTCGCTTTAGCATGCGGAGCAGATACAGTAAAAATGAAATTTGGTCACCGCGGTGCAAATCATCCTGTAAAAGATTTAGAAATGAACAAAACATATTTAACATCACAAAATCACAGTTACGCCGTTCGACCAGATACCTTGGAGAAAACAGACTTAGTCTTAACTCAACTAGCATTAAACGATCATACGGTAGAAGGTATTAAACATAAAACCTATCCAGCATTTACGGTGCAATATCATCCAGAAAGCTCACCAGGTCCAGAAGATACCAATCACTTATTCGATAACTTCCTAAACGTAATTGAACAAGTACAGGCCAAAAATGAGGAGGAGATGTATGCCTAA
- a CDS encoding dihydroorotase, whose translation MRILLINAARLAESNETEKVDILIENKYIKEIAPNLTRDADQIIDCEKNMIFPGFIDVHIHLREPGGEHKETIETGTKAAARGGFTTVCAMPNTSPVPDNVETVQALFDKINETAVVRVLPYAAITKGLKGEELTDIKEIANMGIFAFTDDGVGIQTADYMLRAMKEAAACNTPVVAHCEDNSIVYGGVVHQGDVSERMKFPGIPSLSESVQIARDVLLAEAAGAHYHVCHVSTKESVRVIRDAKKAGIHVTAEVTPHHLLLNEEAITEDDTNLKMNPPLRSKEDQEALLAGLIDGTIDFIATDHAPHAESEKGLGFLHSPFGIVGLETAFSLLYTYLVKTGKITLNQLVDWLTIKPAQVFELPYGKLEEGALADLTIVDLDLETQIDKNQFYSKGKNTPFHEWNISSKPVMTISEGKIVYRSLTGSKTPASKL comes from the coding sequence ATGAGAATTCTACTTATAAATGCAGCACGCTTAGCAGAATCAAATGAAACAGAAAAAGTTGATATTTTAATAGAAAATAAATACATCAAAGAAATTGCTCCAAATCTTACACGGGATGCAGATCAAATTATTGATTGTGAGAAGAACATGATTTTTCCTGGATTTATTGATGTTCATATTCATCTTCGTGAGCCGGGTGGGGAGCATAAAGAAACAATTGAAACCGGTACAAAAGCTGCAGCTAGAGGTGGTTTTACAACGGTATGTGCGATGCCAAATACATCACCTGTACCAGATAACGTGGAAACTGTTCAGGCACTGTTCGATAAAATCAATGAAACTGCGGTTGTTCGTGTATTGCCATATGCCGCTATTACGAAAGGCTTAAAAGGCGAAGAGTTAACCGACATAAAAGAAATTGCTAATATGGGCATCTTCGCTTTTACCGATGACGGGGTGGGTATACAAACAGCTGATTACATGTTACGTGCGATGAAGGAAGCTGCAGCATGTAATACACCAGTCGTAGCACATTGTGAAGATAATTCGATTGTATATGGTGGTGTTGTTCATCAGGGGGATGTTAGTGAACGCATGAAATTCCCTGGAATACCATCTTTAAGTGAATCGGTACAAATAGCTCGTGATGTGTTGTTGGCAGAAGCAGCAGGGGCACATTATCACGTTTGTCATGTCAGTACAAAGGAATCGGTTCGTGTCATCCGGGATGCAAAAAAAGCTGGCATTCATGTGACAGCAGAAGTAACTCCCCATCATTTACTGTTAAATGAAGAAGCAATAACAGAAGATGATACCAATTTAAAAATGAATCCTCCGCTTCGAAGTAAGGAAGATCAGGAAGCACTACTCGCAGGTTTAATCGATGGAACGATTGATTTTATTGCTACTGACCATGCGCCGCATGCAGAATCAGAAAAGGGATTAGGATTCTTGCATTCACCATTTGGAATTGTAGGCTTGGAAACAGCATTTTCTCTTCTATACACGTATTTAGTTAAAACAGGAAAAATTACATTAAATCAGTTAGTAGACTGGTTAACCATAAAACCTGCACAGGTATTTGAGTTACCATATGGTAAACTAGAAGAAGGGGCACTCGCAGATCTGACAATCGTTGATCTGGACTTGGAAACACAAATTGATAAAAATCAATTTTATTCGAAGGGAAAAAACACCCCGTTCCATGAATGGAACATTTCAAGTAAGCCTGTTATGACCATATCAGAAGGTAAAATTGTATACCGCAGTTTGACGGGTAGTAAAACCCCCGCATCAAAATTGTAG
- a CDS encoding aspartate carbamoyltransferase catalytic subunit, protein MKHFLSTKDLTTEEMLTMLELAESYRTNHLKLDQQLFAANLFYEPSTRTKMSFLVAQKKLGIETLGFQVEDSSVTKGESLYDTAKTFESIGASLLVIRHQDDNWYKGIIDNLSVPVINAGAGKGEHPTQSMLDLLTIYQEYGHFNGLNIAIVGDIKHSRVAHSNAHALQTLGANVYFTAAPGFEDRTLDFPYISIDEAVEMCDTLMLLRIQHERHNDEQYDATSYHEAYGLTVEREKKMQDHAIILHPAPVNRGVEIASELVECNRSRIFKQMNNGVCVRMAIITTLLKEWGMHNENSTYKCSTLSRIK, encoded by the coding sequence ATGAAACATTTTTTGTCGACAAAAGACTTAACAACGGAAGAGATGTTAACGATGCTGGAACTAGCTGAGAGCTATCGAACAAATCATCTTAAGCTTGACCAACAGCTATTTGCTGCAAATCTATTTTATGAACCAAGTACCAGGACCAAAATGAGCTTCCTAGTAGCACAGAAGAAACTTGGAATAGAAACATTGGGTTTTCAGGTGGAAGATTCAAGTGTGACAAAGGGTGAGTCTTTATACGATACTGCCAAAACATTTGAATCTATTGGTGCTAGTCTGTTAGTTATTCGCCATCAGGATGACAACTGGTATAAAGGTATTATTGATAACTTGTCTGTCCCAGTTATCAATGCTGGTGCAGGAAAAGGAGAGCATCCAACACAAAGCATGCTTGATCTATTAACCATTTATCAGGAATATGGTCACTTTAATGGATTAAACATTGCCATAGTAGGTGACATCAAACATAGCCGCGTTGCACATTCAAACGCACATGCTCTTCAAACGCTTGGTGCAAACGTTTATTTCACTGCAGCACCTGGATTTGAGGACAGAACACTTGATTTTCCGTACATTTCAATTGATGAAGCTGTTGAAATGTGTGACACCCTAATGTTACTGAGAATTCAGCATGAACGTCATAATGATGAACAATATGATGCAACATCTTATCATGAGGCGTACGGTCTCACGGTGGAACGTGAGAAGAAAATGCAGGATCACGCCATTATTTTACATCCTGCTCCCGTCAACCGAGGAGTAGAAATAGCATCAGAATTAGTCGAGTGTAACCGCTCAAGAATTTTTAAACAAATGAATAACGGTGTATGTGTAAGAATGGCAATTATTACAACATTATTAAAGGAATGGGGAATGCATAATGAGAATTCTACTTATAAATGCAGCACGCTTAGCAGAATCAAATGA
- the pyrR gene encoding bifunctional pyr operon transcriptional regulator/uracil phosphoribosyltransferase PyrR encodes MEKTVVLDQPAINRALTRIAHEIVEKNKGGENLVLIGIKTRGVPITKRLQDKIKQIENVTVPIGELDITLYRDDLQKNTPTNEPEVKDTNIDVDLTNKNIILIDDVLFTGRTVRAAMDAVMDIGRPSQIQLAVLIDRGHRELPIRADYVGKNIPTSDEEVIVVQLDETDQLDQVSIYGK; translated from the coding sequence ATAGAAAAGACAGTTGTGTTGGATCAACCAGCGATTAACCGAGCATTAACACGAATCGCACACGAAATAGTTGAAAAAAATAAGGGTGGAGAAAATCTAGTTCTGATTGGCATCAAGACTCGTGGTGTTCCAATCACTAAAAGGTTGCAGGATAAAATAAAACAAATTGAAAATGTGACTGTACCGATTGGGGAATTGGATATTACGCTTTACCGAGATGATTTACAAAAGAACACCCCAACTAACGAACCAGAAGTAAAAGACACAAATATAGATGTAGATTTAACAAACAAAAATATTATTTTAATTGATGATGTTTTATTCACAGGAAGAACGGTTCGTGCTGCAATGGATGCAGTTATGGACATAGGAAGACCATCCCAAATTCAATTGGCCGTTTTAATTGATCGGGGTCACCGCGAATTACCAATTCGCGCTGATTATGTAGGCAAGAATATTCCTACATCTGATGAAGAAGTAATCGTTGTCCAACTAGATGAAACAGATCAACTTGATCAAGTTAGTATTTATGGAAAATAA
- a CDS encoding RluA family pseudouridine synthase: MTINQYEVQAHQNKERIDKLLADINPDNSRSQVQTWINSGNVKVNDEEVKAKHKCHEGDVINWSIPESKPLEVDAENIPLDIIYEDADVIVVNKPKGMVVHPSAGHTGGTLVNALLFHCHDLSGINSIERPGIVHRIDKDTSGLLVVAKNDQAHTSLAEQLSSKKVERKYEAVVHGIIEHETGMIDAPIGRDPKDRQKMGIVNDGKPAVTHFSVLKRYAHYTHVECQLETGRTHQIRVHFRYIDFPLVSDPKYGPRKTLDAGGQALHAKSLGFTHPRTKEWLQFEVAPPQIFVDLIEQIEKMY, encoded by the coding sequence ATGACTATAAATCAATATGAAGTACAAGCTCACCAGAATAAGGAAAGAATTGATAAGCTTTTAGCTGATATAAACCCAGATAATTCGAGATCACAAGTTCAGACATGGATTAACAGCGGCAACGTAAAAGTAAATGATGAAGAAGTCAAAGCTAAACATAAGTGTCACGAGGGTGATGTAATAAATTGGTCCATTCCTGAATCAAAGCCATTGGAAGTAGATGCTGAAAATATTCCGCTTGATATTATTTATGAGGATGCTGATGTCATTGTTGTAAATAAGCCAAAAGGAATGGTAGTTCATCCATCCGCTGGCCACACTGGCGGCACACTTGTAAATGCGTTGCTCTTTCATTGTCATGATTTATCAGGGATAAACAGTATTGAGCGTCCTGGAATTGTTCACCGAATTGACAAGGATACAAGTGGTTTACTCGTTGTTGCAAAGAACGACCAAGCCCATACTAGTCTCGCCGAACAGTTATCAAGTAAAAAGGTAGAACGAAAATATGAGGCAGTAGTACATGGTATCATTGAACACGAAACCGGCATGATTGATGCACCAATTGGTCGTGATCCAAAAGACCGACAAAAAATGGGAATTGTTAATGATGGCAAACCTGCTGTGACACATTTTAGTGTTTTAAAACGCTATGCTCATTATACACATGTTGAATGTCAACTAGAAACAGGTCGTACACATCAAATTCGTGTTCACTTCAGGTATATTGACTTTCCTTTGGTTAGCGATCCTAAGTATGGTCCAAGAAAAACATTGGATGCAGGTGGACAGGCGTTACATGCAAAATCATTAGGATTTACCCACCCACGCACAAAGGAATGGCTTCAGTTTGAAGTGGCACCACCACAAATCTTCGTAGATTTAATCGAACAGATTGAAAAAATGTATTGA
- the lspA gene encoding signal peptidase II translates to MYVYYIIAVILVVIDQITKWIVVKNMELYEQITIVENFFYFTSHRNKGAAWGILQGQMVFFYIVTTIVVIGVIYYMQKYARNDKLLAISLSFVLGGAIGNFIDRIFRGEVVDFMDFIIFGYDFPIFNVADSALVVGVILVLIATFLDEKKKGNKTV, encoded by the coding sequence ATGTACGTGTATTACATAATTGCAGTAATCCTCGTTGTGATTGATCAAATTACTAAATGGATAGTTGTTAAAAATATGGAATTGTATGAACAAATCACGATAGTAGAAAACTTTTTTTATTTCACGTCACACCGTAATAAAGGTGCTGCTTGGGGTATTTTACAAGGACAAATGGTCTTTTTTTACATCGTTACTACGATTGTTGTAATAGGGGTTATCTATTACATGCAAAAGTATGCAAGGAACGACAAACTCCTTGCTATTTCATTAAGCTTTGTTCTTGGTGGAGCAATCGGGAATTTTATTGATCGTATATTTCGTGGGGAAGTAGTTGATTTCATGGATTTTATCATTTTTGGCTATGATTTCCCAATCTTTAATGTTGCCGATTCCGCGTTAGTAGTTGGTGTAATTCTTGTGTTAATAGCAACATTTCTTGATGAGAAAAAGAAAGGAAATAAAACCGTATGA
- the ileS gene encoding isoleucine--tRNA ligase — translation MDYKDTLLMPKTEFPMRGNLPNKEPLRQQQWEDNNIYEKGQDRTKDRPTFILHDGPPYANGDLHMGHALNKVLKDFITRYKSMTGYSAPYVPGWDTHGLPIETALTKKKKVNRKELSIAEFRQKCAEYAMEQIDNQRNQFKQLGVRGDWDNPYITLTKDYEAAQIKVFGEMANKGYIYKGLKPVYWSPSSESALAEAEIEYHDKRSPSIYVSFDVTDGKGLLDSGVKFIIWTTTPWTIPANLGISLHPNFEYVVVQEKDKKYVVAQELLEAVATELEWENPEVVKTFKGKEADNIVTSHPFYDRDSIVMLGDHVTTEAGTGCVHTAPGHGEDDFYVAKQYGLEALCPVDDKGVFTNEAPGYEGLFYDKANKPITDKLEEVDALLKLTFITHSYPHDWRTKKPTIFRATSQWFASIKDFRQDILDEIKRINWYPNWGETRLYNMVRDREDWCISRQRAWGVPIPVFYAEDQTPIITEETVTHISKLFSEHGSNVWFEREAKELLPEGFTSEHSPNGTFTKETDIMDVWFDSGSSHEAVLVGRDDHRRPADVYLEGSDQYRGWFNSSLSTSVAVTGKAPYENIISHGFVLDGNGRKMSKSLGNIMSPSKIQKQLGSDIIRLWVSSVDYQADVRISQDILKHVSEAYRKIRNTFRFMLANLADFNPETDRIDVNDLQEVDQYMLHRLNQLNKNVRSGYDNYEFSTIYHQIHNFCAVDLSSFYLDFAKDILYIEAADNARRRSIQTVYYDIVTTLVQLLTPIIPHTTEEVWEYIPGTEAESVQLTDIPEPQTIFDKNEQGKWDLFMSVRDDVFKALEEARNEKIIGKSLEAKLTIVAKDEKTKEILNQIKHVHQLLIVSEVELSASAEGTKAYRYVDVKVEKHPGEKCERCWIASETVGEDKEHPELCTRCASIVKENYSA, via the coding sequence ATGGATTATAAAGACACATTACTTATGCCGAAAACTGAATTCCCGATGCGAGGTAATCTTCCGAATAAAGAACCACTTCGTCAACAGCAATGGGAAGATAATAATATTTATGAAAAAGGACAAGACCGTACAAAGGATCGTCCTACGTTTATTTTGCATGATGGGCCTCCATACGCTAATGGAGATTTGCATATGGGCCATGCATTGAATAAAGTTCTAAAGGATTTTATTACTCGTTATAAGTCAATGACAGGATACAGCGCACCATACGTTCCGGGTTGGGACACACACGGATTACCGATTGAAACCGCTTTAACAAAGAAGAAAAAGGTAAACCGAAAAGAATTAAGTATTGCCGAGTTTAGACAAAAGTGTGCAGAATATGCCATGGAACAAATTGATAATCAACGGAATCAATTTAAGCAGCTAGGTGTCCGAGGAGACTGGGATAACCCATATATTACATTAACGAAAGATTATGAAGCTGCGCAAATTAAAGTGTTCGGTGAAATGGCAAACAAAGGCTATATTTACAAAGGGTTAAAGCCGGTTTACTGGTCTCCGTCATCTGAATCAGCTTTAGCAGAAGCGGAGATTGAATACCATGATAAGCGCTCGCCATCTATTTATGTATCGTTTGACGTAACGGACGGAAAAGGTCTGCTTGATAGTGGAGTAAAATTCATTATCTGGACAACTACACCATGGACCATTCCGGCAAATCTCGGAATAAGTTTACACCCTAATTTCGAGTATGTTGTCGTTCAGGAAAAGGATAAAAAATATGTAGTGGCACAGGAATTACTTGAAGCAGTAGCTACCGAATTAGAGTGGGAAAATCCAGAAGTAGTTAAAACATTTAAAGGTAAAGAAGCTGATAACATTGTAACGAGCCATCCGTTTTATGATAGAGATTCTATTGTAATGTTAGGAGATCATGTTACGACTGAAGCTGGAACTGGCTGTGTTCATACTGCACCAGGTCATGGTGAAGATGACTTTTATGTTGCGAAACAATATGGCTTAGAAGCGCTTTGTCCAGTTGATGATAAAGGTGTCTTTACAAATGAAGCACCTGGTTATGAAGGCTTATTTTATGATAAAGCAAACAAACCAATAACCGATAAACTTGAGGAAGTTGACGCATTACTGAAACTTACCTTCATTACACATTCGTACCCACATGACTGGCGTACAAAAAAACCAACAATTTTCCGTGCAACATCACAATGGTTTGCATCTATTAAAGATTTTCGTCAAGATATTTTAGATGAAATTAAACGGATAAATTGGTATCCAAACTGGGGAGAAACTAGATTATATAACATGGTTCGTGACCGTGAAGATTGGTGTATTTCACGCCAACGCGCATGGGGCGTACCAATTCCGGTCTTTTATGCAGAAGATCAAACACCAATCATTACAGAAGAAACGGTAACACATATTTCTAAGCTATTTAGTGAGCACGGTTCGAATGTATGGTTTGAAAGAGAAGCAAAGGAATTATTACCAGAAGGATTTACGTCAGAGCATAGTCCAAATGGTACGTTTACTAAAGAAACGGATATTATGGATGTTTGGTTCGATTCAGGTTCATCACACGAAGCAGTGTTAGTTGGCCGTGATGATCATAGAAGACCTGCAGATGTTTATTTAGAGGGTAGTGACCAGTATCGTGGATGGTTTAACTCATCTTTATCAACTTCAGTAGCGGTAACTGGAAAAGCACCATATGAAAATATTATAAGTCATGGGTTTGTTTTAGATGGTAATGGGCGAAAAATGAGTAAATCATTAGGTAACATTATGAGCCCATCAAAGATTCAAAAGCAGTTGGGTTCCGATATCATCCGTCTATGGGTTTCATCTGTGGATTATCAGGCAGATGTACGTATTTCTCAAGATATATTAAAACATGTATCAGAGGCATATCGTAAAATTAGAAATACATTCCGTTTTATGCTAGCAAACCTAGCTGACTTTAATCCAGAGACAGATCGAATTGATGTGAATGATTTACAAGAAGTTGATCAATATATGCTTCATCGCCTAAACCAATTAAATAAAAATGTACGATCAGGCTATGATAACTATGAGTTCTCAACTATTTATCATCAAATTCATAACTTCTGTGCGGTAGATTTAAGTTCATTTTATCTGGATTTTGCAAAGGATATTTTATATATCGAAGCAGCGGATAATGCGCGCCGTAGAAGTATTCAAACCGTTTACTATGATATTGTAACAACACTTGTACAGTTACTGACACCGATTATCCCGCACACTACTGAAGAAGTATGGGAGTATATCCCTGGAACTGAAGCAGAAAGTGTTCAATTAACGGATATTCCAGAACCTCAAACCATTTTTGATAAAAATGAGCAAGGTAAATGGGATCTCTTTATGAGTGTTCGCGATGATGTATTTAAGGCACTTGAAGAAGCACGTAACGAGAAAATAATTGGTAAATCATTAGAGGCAAAATTAACAATTGTAGCCAAAGATGAGAAAACAAAAGAAATATTAAACCAAATTAAACATGTTCATCAGTTATTGATTGTTTCGGAAGTAGAGTTAAGTGCTAGTGCTGAAGGAACAAAGGCATATCGTTATGTAGACGTTAAGGTTGAAAAACATCCAGGTGAAAAATGTGAACGTTGCTGGATCGCATCAGAAACCGTTGGCGAAGATAAAGAACACCCTGAATTATGCACACGCTGCGCAAGTATCGTAAAAGAAAACTATTCTGCGTAG
- a CDS encoding DivIVA domain-containing protein: MPLTPLDIHNKEFTRSFRGYDEDEVNEFLDQVIKDYELVIREKKDLKEKVDQLNEKLGHFTNIETTLNKSILIAQETAEEVRGNAMKESKLIIKEAEKNADRIINEALNKSRRISMDVEELKKQAKVFRTRLKMLVEAQLEMIGTDDWDQLFDVDLGEELELAENKS, from the coding sequence GTGCCATTAACACCATTAGATATCCATAACAAAGAATTTACAAGAAGTTTCCGAGGCTATGATGAAGATGAGGTAAATGAATTTTTAGATCAGGTAATTAAGGATTACGAATTGGTAATTCGTGAAAAAAAAGATTTAAAAGAAAAAGTGGATCAATTAAACGAAAAGCTTGGTCATTTTACCAACATTGAAACAACATTGAATAAATCCATTCTAATTGCCCAAGAAACTGCCGAAGAAGTACGTGGAAATGCTATGAAGGAATCGAAATTAATAATTAAAGAAGCTGAAAAGAATGCTGACCGAATCATTAACGAGGCTCTTAATAAGTCACGTCGTATTTCAATGGATGTAGAAGAATTAAAGAAGCAAGCAAAAGTTTTCCGTACACGATTAAAAATGCTTGTTGAAGCTCAATTAGAGATGATTGGAACAGATGATTGGGATCAATTATTCGATGTAGATTTAGGAGAAGAACTGGAATTAGCAGAAAATAAATCTTAG
- a CDS encoding YlmH family RNA-binding protein, whose protein sequence is MDIYQHFRKEEHPFITRVLSWKEQVERSYQSILTDFLDPREQQIITSLIDTSGDDLTMQLFGGGKYSERKRAIIAPYYQEVRQEDFGVTILQATYHDKFISLSHSDVMGTFLSLGLERRKLGDIVVQDGLIQILLADDIRTYVVMNLTTIKKATVRLETKPLSALVEKELNWILEDKLVSSMRLDTIIKEVYSISRQSAADSIMKKLVKVNYRLVQDRSFSVQADDLISFKGKGRSKIDRINGKTKKEKWKITIAKLK, encoded by the coding sequence ATGGACATTTATCAGCATTTTAGAAAAGAAGAACACCCTTTCATAACCCGAGTTTTATCATGGAAAGAGCAAGTGGAAAGATCGTATCAATCTATCTTAACAGACTTTTTGGATCCTAGAGAACAACAAATTATTACCAGCTTGATTGATACGAGCGGTGATGATTTGACCATGCAATTGTTTGGTGGGGGTAAGTATTCCGAAAGAAAGCGTGCTATCATAGCACCATATTATCAGGAAGTAAGGCAAGAGGATTTTGGTGTCACTATTTTGCAGGCAACTTATCATGACAAGTTTATTTCGCTTTCCCATAGTGATGTGATGGGAACATTTTTATCACTTGGTCTTGAACGGAGAAAACTTGGTGATATCGTTGTGCAGGATGGATTGATACAAATCTTATTAGCTGATGATATTCGTACATATGTTGTGATGAATCTAACAACGATAAAAAAGGCTACTGTTAGGCTTGAAACTAAACCCCTAAGTGCCTTAGTAGAGAAAGAGCTAAATTGGATCTTAGAAGACAAGCTTGTTTCATCAATGAGACTTGATACTATTATTAAGGAAGTATATTCCATCTCACGACAGAGTGCTGCAGATAGCATTATGAAAAAACTTGTAAAGGTAAACTACCGTCTCGTGCAAGATAGATCGTTTTCCGTGCAAGCTGATGATTTAATTTCGTTTAAGGGTAAGGGTAGAAGCAAGATAGATCGTATAAACGGCAAAACAAAAAAAGAAAAGTGGAAAATTACGATAGCAAAATTAAAATAG
- a CDS encoding YggT family protein — MNELYTILYYGLEIYSFALIIYIFMSWFPGARESAIGNFLTNICEPFLEPFRKIIPPLGGLDLSPLAAIFVLFLARDYGLRVFFNMLAGLF; from the coding sequence ATGAATGAATTGTATACAATACTTTACTATGGTTTAGAAATATATAGTTTTGCCCTGATTATTTATATCTTCATGTCTTGGTTTCCAGGGGCTCGAGAATCAGCAATCGGGAATTTTCTAACAAACATATGTGAACCTTTTCTAGAGCCATTCCGTAAAATTATTCCCCCGCTTGGCGGGCTTGATTTGTCACCACTTGCGGCGATTTTTGTTTTATTTTTGGCAAGGGATTATGGATTGCGAGTATTCTTCAACATGTTAGCAGGTTTATTTTAA
- a CDS encoding cell division protein SepF translates to MSIKNKIRTFFTMDDEYEYVEEQQQEDESTSSSDQKQSRQNVVNLKSMQHTPSKVVLSEPRSYGEAQEIADNIVNRRAVVINLQRVDRVQAKRIVDFLSGTVYAINGDIQKLGADTFLCTPDNVNVSGSITDTLIEDDEFEKGW, encoded by the coding sequence ATGAGTATAAAAAACAAGATTAGAACATTTTTCACCATGGATGATGAATATGAATATGTAGAGGAGCAACAACAAGAAGATGAATCTACTTCCTCTTCAGATCAAAAACAATCGAGACAAAACGTTGTGAATTTAAAAAGCATGCAACATACACCATCAAAAGTGGTTTTAAGTGAACCAAGGTCTTATGGTGAAGCACAAGAGATAGCTGATAATATTGTAAACAGAAGAGCTGTAGTGATCAATTTACAACGTGTAGATCGCGTGCAGGCGAAACGGATTGTTGATTTTTTGAGTGGGACAGTTTATGCCATTAATGGTGATATTCAGAAGCTTGGGGCAGATACCTTCTTATGTACACCTGATAATGTAAATGTGTCTGGTTCGATTACAGATACACTAATCGAAGACGATGAATTTGAAAAAGGATGGTAG